Proteins encoded by one window of Thermostichus vulcanus str. 'Rupite':
- a CDS encoding zinc ribbon domain-containing protein: MELSVGSFVCPHCSERHDRDINAAINIRNIRYEGIRYEGLRILISGSGVSALGGDVRPKEGRPQVYSLRGCRG, encoded by the coding sequence ATGGAGCTTTCGGTTGGCTCATTTGTATGTCCCCACTGCTCAGAACGGCATGATAGGGACATCAATGCAGCGATCAACATCAGAAATATCAGATATGAAGGTATCAGATATGAAGGCTTGCGGATTCTGATCTCAGGAAGTGGGGTTTCTGCTCTAGGAGGCGATGTAAGACCAAAGGAAGGAAGGCCGCAAGTCTACTCTCTCCGAGGCTGTCGTGGTTGA
- a CDS encoding beta/gamma crystallin-related protein codes for MLKWHNPFGLSSILLLSSLLTATRSHEPAVALEVLQRGITVTVPAGEGAITLYEDVNLLGRSLTLVRDSDFLGHQNFNDRASSLQVHSGEWQLCPDAHYGGLCRQVGPGVYPNIASLGIPNNTLSSVRWVSGGSGGSVLPPSSSIQPLPQPIGSLILYENANYQGRSLGVSDSLRNLNNQGFNDLTTSLQINSGVWDLCEDVNFQGYCRRLGPGRYPDVRLVGINNDTISSVRLVSADGSGGSGGTLLPPPSVVYPPSLPYVPPPRDNYGRDSSGCLDGYYRQGAYCVRY; via the coding sequence ATGCTCAAGTGGCACAACCCTTTTGGCCTCTCCTCTATCCTGTTGCTGAGCAGCCTTCTAACGGCAACCCGCTCCCACGAACCCGCCGTGGCCCTAGAGGTGTTGCAACGGGGCATCACGGTTACTGTTCCAGCCGGGGAAGGGGCGATCACCCTTTACGAAGATGTCAATCTTTTGGGCCGCTCCCTGACCTTAGTGCGAGATAGCGACTTTCTCGGCCATCAAAACTTTAATGATCGTGCTTCCAGTCTGCAAGTTCATTCCGGCGAATGGCAACTTTGTCCCGATGCCCATTACGGAGGGCTATGTCGGCAGGTGGGGCCAGGGGTATATCCAAATATCGCCAGCCTCGGGATCCCCAACAATACCCTCAGTTCGGTGCGTTGGGTCAGTGGGGGTAGTGGTGGCTCCGTTTTGCCCCCCAGCAGCAGTATTCAACCTCTCCCGCAACCAATCGGATCCCTGATCCTCTACGAAAATGCCAATTACCAGGGTCGGTCTTTGGGGGTATCCGACAGCCTGCGCAACCTCAACAATCAAGGCTTCAATGATCTCACCACCAGCCTGCAAATCAACAGTGGTGTTTGGGATCTCTGTGAGGATGTCAACTTCCAGGGGTACTGTCGGCGACTGGGGCCAGGACGCTATCCAGATGTTCGGTTGGTGGGCATTAACAATGACACCATCAGCTCCGTCCGCTTGGTTTCAGCCGATGGCTCCGGCGGATCGGGGGGAACCCTTCTTCCGCCGCCTTCGGTTGTCTACCCCCCCTCTTTGCCGTATGTGCCGCCCCCGCGAGACAACTATGGCCGCGACAGCAGCGGTTGCTTGGATGGCTACTATCGTCAAGGGGCCTATTGTGTGCGGTATTGA
- a CDS encoding pentapeptide repeat-containing protein, producing the protein MITVRTAAELLEHYAAWERDFIGICLQGASLPAAYLREINLKGSHLPGIDLRGAMLCGSHLEGVHLQGANLSQANLEGCSLQGSHLEEADLREANLRGSNLYGANLQGSYLEGADLRITLLRRANLQQAHLQRAQLVEADLNLANLRGANLFQANLNEASLEQADLSACTLWQTHLQGANLCGALLRLANGQAANLQGVNLSQAVLIGANLRGADLRGAQLTGAAFAGAYFDSLTQFDADFDPVAQGMRRLH; encoded by the coding sequence ATGATCACCGTTCGCACTGCTGCTGAACTGCTGGAGCACTATGCCGCCTGGGAGCGAGATTTTATCGGCATTTGCCTGCAGGGTGCCAGTTTGCCAGCGGCCTACTTGCGGGAGATTAACCTGAAGGGATCCCATCTGCCGGGAATTGATCTGCGAGGGGCAATGCTGTGTGGATCCCATCTGGAGGGGGTTCATCTGCAAGGGGCCAACCTCAGCCAAGCCAATTTGGAGGGATGTAGCCTCCAGGGTAGCCACCTGGAAGAGGCCGATCTGAGGGAGGCCAACTTGCGCGGTTCCAACCTGTACGGGGCTAATTTGCAGGGATCCTATCTGGAGGGAGCAGATTTGCGTATCACCCTCTTGCGGCGGGCCAACCTGCAACAGGCCCATCTCCAGAGAGCTCAACTGGTAGAGGCCGACCTAAATCTGGCGAATTTGCGCGGGGCCAACTTGTTTCAGGCCAACTTGAACGAAGCCAGCCTCGAACAAGCGGATCTGAGCGCCTGTACCCTCTGGCAGACTCACCTACAGGGGGCGAATTTGTGCGGGGCTCTCCTCCGCCTAGCCAATGGTCAGGCGGCTAACCTGCAAGGGGTCAATTTGAGCCAGGCGGTGCTGATCGGAGCCAATTTGCGGGGGGCCGATCTACGGGGGGCACAACTGACAGGAGCAGCCTTTGCCGGTGCCTATTTCGACAGCTTGACCCAATTTGATGCCGACTTTGATCCCGTAGCGCAGGGGATGCGGCGACTCCACTGA
- a CDS encoding transposase yields the protein MKGLYFALLLVEDAIEKPESSSEGKAIGIDLGLTDLAVTSDGSKYANSRHLKKYERNLKRKQRKLSRKKKGS from the coding sequence ATGAAAGGGCTGTACTTTGCTTTGCTGCTGGTGGAAGATGCCATAGAGAAGCCTGAATCCTCCAGTGAGGGCAAAGCAATTGGGATCGATTTGGGGTTGACTGACTTGGCTGTCACATCGGATGGTTCAAAGTATGCCAATTCTCGTCACCTCAAGAAGTATGAACGCAACTTGAAACGAAAACAGCGCAAACTGTCCAGAAAAAAGAAGGGTAGTTAG
- a CDS encoding Era-like GTP-binding protein, producing MITPLAEAETVLNRCWDHWQVVANRADLKPELRALAGLRKRLGSRLFSIAVFGLVNRGKSAVLNALTGEARLEVGPLNGVTQQPQSVLWQPGPGIPWRVRLIDTPGLNEVEGEAREQLAWDVARSADLILFVLAADLTQLEYQALLELRTLHKPILLVLNKSDLYSEADLQAIRTQISRPQLGLGLEIVTVAACPKPVKVRTHWPDGRITIEWERPAPQMEALRGRIVQILQTEAGSLLALNVLKRLDRIQAQILQKQWQHHAGFLDRWSKVCSLAKGLGIGLVPLGLDLLLAPLLDGLWLLGLCLRLRLPWGVLRGALGSRQEGLWRPLLVNSALLLLAEGLGSWLWGGWGSGLFPGLVAGASLYRLGSLTPPVLTQFTTRGFGLEESLKALLGEEKLATKRAATALPSNSP from the coding sequence ATGATCACTCCCTTAGCCGAAGCAGAAACTGTTTTGAACCGTTGCTGGGATCATTGGCAAGTGGTCGCCAACCGTGCCGACCTGAAGCCGGAGCTACGGGCTTTGGCGGGGTTACGCAAGCGGCTTGGATCGCGGCTGTTTTCCATTGCTGTGTTTGGGTTGGTGAATCGCGGCAAGTCAGCCGTCTTGAATGCTTTGACCGGAGAAGCTCGGCTGGAAGTGGGGCCGTTAAATGGGGTGACCCAACAACCGCAATCGGTGCTATGGCAACCTGGGCCAGGGATCCCGTGGCGGGTGAGGTTAATCGATACCCCTGGTTTGAACGAAGTGGAAGGGGAAGCGCGTGAGCAGTTGGCCTGGGATGTGGCCCGCTCAGCCGATTTGATTCTCTTTGTGCTTGCCGCCGATCTGACCCAGTTGGAGTATCAGGCTCTGCTAGAATTGCGCACCCTGCACAAACCGATCCTGCTGGTCTTGAACAAGAGCGATCTGTATTCTGAAGCTGATCTGCAAGCCATTCGCACCCAGATTAGCCGCCCACAGTTGGGCCTAGGGTTGGAGATTGTAACCGTAGCGGCTTGCCCCAAACCGGTTAAGGTGCGCACCCACTGGCCAGATGGCCGCATCACCATTGAATGGGAACGTCCTGCGCCCCAAATGGAGGCGCTACGGGGGCGAATTGTGCAGATTTTGCAAACAGAGGCGGGATCCCTGCTGGCTTTGAATGTGTTGAAGCGGCTGGATCGCATTCAGGCTCAAATCCTGCAAAAACAATGGCAGCACCATGCCGGTTTCCTGGATCGCTGGAGCAAAGTCTGTAGCCTCGCCAAAGGACTTGGGATCGGGCTGGTTCCCCTGGGATTGGATCTGCTACTGGCCCCGCTGCTGGATGGTCTTTGGCTGCTGGGTCTCTGTCTGCGGCTGCGACTGCCCTGGGGAGTATTACGTGGGGCGCTGGGATCCCGTCAGGAGGGCTTGTGGCGACCGCTGCTGGTGAATAGTGCCCTGCTGCTGTTGGCGGAAGGGTTGGGATCTTGGCTGTGGGGAGGCTGGGGCAGTGGCCTCTTCCCAGGGCTGGTGGCAGGAGCCAGTTTGTATCGCCTTGGATCCCTGACACCGCCGGTATTAACCCAATTCACAACCCGAGGGTTTGGGTTGGAAGAAAGCCTCAAGGCTCTGCTCGGAGAAGAAAAGCTAGCAACAAAGCGAGCTGCAACCGCCTTGCCGAGCAATTCTCCTTAG
- the argC gene encoding N-acetyl-gamma-glutamyl-phosphate reductase → MSNSAAAPRPSHPKEAVRVGIVGASGYGGVQLVRLLSEHPGVQMTYLAGQDSAGKRYGDLYPQLAHAVDLVIQPVDVDQIAASSEVVFLSLPNGLAADLAPPLLAKGCKVLDLSADYRFRNLATYQSWYRMGKTDPHWPSPDYRQANEGSVYGLPELYREAIAQAQLVGCPGCYPTASLLAVAPLLRQGLVELDSLIFDAKSGVSGAGRAAKVGSLFAEVDGSFAAYGVAQHRHTPEIEQACSELAHTPITVQFTPHLVPMVRGIHVTLYATLRDPGLVGEDLLTIYNAFYRQSAWVRVLPRGIYPQTKWVSGTNNCMIGVEVDSRTNRVIVLSVIDNLMKGQAGQAVQCLNIMMGWPETLGLPRLAFYP, encoded by the coding sequence ATGTCCAACAGCGCCGCAGCGCCTCGTCCTTCTCACCCTAAAGAAGCCGTTCGTGTCGGGATTGTCGGTGCCTCCGGCTATGGGGGGGTACAACTGGTGCGCTTGCTGAGTGAACATCCCGGTGTCCAGATGACCTACCTAGCTGGGCAAGACAGCGCCGGTAAGCGGTATGGGGATCTCTATCCCCAATTGGCTCATGCGGTGGATCTGGTGATTCAGCCGGTGGATGTGGATCAGATCGCCGCTAGCAGCGAGGTGGTGTTTTTGTCCTTACCCAATGGATTGGCTGCGGATCTAGCCCCTCCCCTCTTGGCCAAAGGCTGCAAAGTTTTGGACCTCTCGGCGGACTATCGCTTCCGCAACCTGGCCACCTATCAGTCTTGGTATCGCATGGGCAAAACCGATCCCCACTGGCCCAGCCCCGACTATCGTCAAGCGAATGAGGGATCCGTCTACGGGTTGCCGGAACTGTATCGGGAGGCGATTGCGCAAGCGCAATTGGTGGGATGCCCCGGCTGCTATCCGACAGCCTCGCTGTTGGCGGTTGCGCCGCTGTTGCGGCAGGGATTGGTGGAGCTAGACAGCCTTATTTTCGATGCCAAATCCGGTGTTTCTGGGGCAGGACGAGCGGCCAAAGTGGGATCCCTGTTTGCGGAGGTGGATGGCTCGTTTGCCGCCTATGGTGTGGCCCAACACCGACATACTCCTGAGATCGAGCAAGCCTGTTCTGAGTTAGCCCATACCCCAATCACGGTGCAATTTACCCCCCATTTGGTGCCGATGGTGCGGGGCATTCATGTCACGCTGTATGCCACCCTGCGGGATCCCGGTCTGGTGGGGGAAGACCTGCTCACCATCTACAACGCCTTCTATCGCCAATCGGCTTGGGTGAGGGTGTTACCCCGAGGTATTTACCCACAAACCAAGTGGGTCTCAGGGACCAACAACTGCATGATTGGGGTGGAGGTGGATAGCCGCACCAACCGTGTTATTGTCCTCTCGGTGATCGACAACTTGATGAAAGGGCAAGCGGGACAAGCGGTACAGTGCCTGAACATAATGATGGGTTGGCCGGAAACCCTCGGGCTGCCCCGGCTGGCTTTTTACCCCTAG
- a CDS encoding acetate--CoA ligase family protein, with protein sequence MVLHKAADTPRINAREFDAFDIFNLKHYLGPNPYLNTAALTFDFTLTYSLKPLPIESYLVQVGQHLPQLQGETYLSYAHLFAHLVAEVNRLQMGLHLYRWSFRLFPEYVRIAVQTLHGRTTRAAVYLAWDWLEAITQDQEFDFEGELRRLQQLFRDSVYGGPTVYALLRAAHERGIPTYYLWDEGVMQYGYGRKQVRGVATTFHCDSHLDSAFTTRKDDCKAFLSAQGFPVPPGEVVTSLAEALEQAEAIGYPVVLKPVAGHKGIGVTANIQTPEELEFAYDEAVDAIPYEQPIQLILEKHLQGTDFRLLCVGGRFVAATERRPASVTGDGQSTIGQLIHQANQDPARWDTPTSPLGPIQWDDAMERFLAEQGLTVESVLEPGRTVYLRKVSNLSAGGVSRDVTASVHPDNIVLAQTIAQQFSLVCLGIDVIATSLECSWKEGSLGIIEINAAPGVLMHQKPAIGDGVDVPGAILNYLFPAKGTGRIPILTFNRLSLREVQTLVEHILAAHPQWCVGSLCREGVLLNRTVRPRQGSHFRQVKTLLRHPHLDLLLVEVDEDTLEYEGLAYEGSDLVVLRDPSEKEQQVLKRDLNPDGTLILQQGSTVTLTVAGQVERFDLSGAEPLQGILLRAVSQLLPA encoded by the coding sequence ATGGTTTTGCACAAGGCGGCTGATACGCCCCGGATTAATGCGCGTGAGTTCGATGCCTTTGATATTTTCAACCTTAAGCACTACCTCGGCCCCAACCCCTACCTGAATACCGCTGCGCTCACCTTCGACTTCACCCTTACCTACTCTCTCAAGCCGTTACCTATCGAGAGCTATCTAGTCCAGGTGGGTCAGCATCTGCCGCAACTGCAGGGAGAAACCTATCTGTCCTATGCCCACTTGTTCGCCCACCTTGTGGCGGAGGTGAACCGATTGCAAATGGGTTTACACCTCTACCGGTGGAGCTTTCGCCTCTTTCCAGAGTATGTGCGCATTGCTGTGCAAACCTTGCATGGCCGCACTACCCGTGCGGCGGTGTATCTGGCCTGGGATTGGTTAGAGGCCATCACACAGGATCAAGAGTTTGATTTTGAAGGTGAGCTGCGCCGTCTGCAGCAATTGTTTCGGGATTCGGTCTATGGGGGGCCGACAGTGTATGCTCTGTTGCGAGCTGCTCACGAACGCGGGATCCCCACCTATTACCTGTGGGATGAGGGGGTGATGCAGTACGGCTATGGACGTAAGCAAGTGCGTGGAGTTGCCACCACCTTTCACTGCGACAGCCACCTCGACTCTGCCTTCACCACTCGCAAGGACGATTGCAAAGCCTTTTTGTCGGCTCAAGGGTTTCCGGTGCCGCCAGGGGAAGTGGTCACATCCTTGGCAGAAGCCCTAGAACAGGCCGAGGCGATCGGCTACCCTGTCGTACTCAAGCCGGTGGCCGGTCATAAGGGCATTGGTGTTACCGCCAATATTCAAACCCCAGAAGAATTAGAGTTTGCCTATGACGAAGCTGTGGATGCCATTCCCTATGAACAGCCGATCCAGCTGATTTTGGAGAAGCATTTGCAGGGCACCGATTTTCGTCTGTTGTGCGTGGGCGGGCGCTTTGTCGCAGCGACAGAGCGACGCCCGGCCTCGGTGACAGGAGATGGCCAGAGCACTATTGGTCAGCTCATCCACCAAGCCAATCAGGATCCCGCCCGTTGGGATACCCCCACTTCCCCTTTGGGACCAATCCAGTGGGATGACGCCATGGAGCGTTTTTTGGCGGAGCAGGGCCTGACGGTGGAAAGTGTGCTTGAGCCAGGACGAACCGTGTACCTGCGCAAGGTATCGAATCTTTCGGCGGGGGGGGTGAGTCGAGATGTCACCGCCAGTGTGCATCCCGACAATATTGTTTTGGCCCAAACCATTGCCCAACAGTTTTCGCTGGTGTGTTTGGGCATCGATGTGATTGCCACCAGCCTGGAATGCTCCTGGAAGGAGGGATCCCTGGGCATTATCGAGATCAACGCAGCACCGGGGGTACTGATGCACCAGAAACCCGCTATTGGTGATGGGGTCGATGTGCCGGGGGCGATCCTCAACTATCTCTTTCCAGCCAAGGGAACCGGTCGTATCCCGATTTTGACCTTCAATCGCTTGTCTCTAAGAGAGGTGCAGACCTTGGTGGAGCACATTTTGGCTGCGCACCCCCAGTGGTGTGTGGGATCCCTCTGTCGTGAAGGGGTTCTGCTCAACCGGACGGTGAGACCCAGACAAGGTAGCCATTTCCGGCAGGTAAAAACCCTGTTGCGCCATCCTCACTTAGATCTCCTATTAGTGGAAGTTGACGAAGATACCCTAGAGTACGAGGGCTTGGCCTATGAGGGCAGTGATCTGGTGGTGTTGCGGGATCCCTCTGAAAAAGAGCAGCAGGTGCTCAAGCGGGATCTCAACCCCGATGGCACCTTGATCCTGCAACAGGGATCCACCGTAACTCTGACAGTGGCAGGCCAGGTGGAACGGTTTGATTTGAGCGGGGCAGAACCGTTGCAGGGGATCCTGTTGCGTGCCGTGAGCCAACTGCTCCCAGCTTGA